A genomic region of Pontibaca methylaminivorans contains the following coding sequences:
- a CDS encoding DUF488 domain-containing protein, producing MDIRTRRAYDDPGRDDGYRILIDRLWPRGVAKADLALDEWDKELAPSDDLRKWFGHDPEKWDEFRKRYRKELDDRQEAVAALVKRAAKGRVTLVFGARDEKHSNAEVLRDYLTEKAG from the coding sequence ATGGATATAAGAACAAGGCGCGCCTATGACGACCCCGGACGCGACGATGGCTATCGTATTCTGATCGACCGGCTCTGGCCGCGGGGCGTGGCCAAGGCGGATCTGGCGCTGGACGAATGGGACAAGGAACTGGCCCCGAGCGATGATTTGCGCAAGTGGTTCGGCCACGACCCCGAGAAATGGGACGAATTCCGCAAACGCTATCGCAAGGAACTGGACGACCGGCAGGAGGCGGTCGCTGCGCTGGTCAAGCGCGCCGCAAAGGGGCGCGTCACGCTGGTGTTCGGCGCAAGGGACGAAAAGCACAGCAATGCCGAAGTCCTGCGCGACTACCTGACGGAAAAGGCCGGCTGA
- a CDS encoding MFS transporter, with protein MFQVLSNAWALLLGVGFLMVGNGLQGTLLGVRGEIEGFSTLAMSFVMSAYFVGFLGGSRFAPEMIRRVGHVRVFAALASFISAIMILYPVINHPVAWIIGRLGIGFCFSGVYVTAESWLNKAADNTNRGKALSLYMMVQMSGVIFAQALLLVGDPAGYVSFVIASVLISVSFAPILLTVSPTPAFTTTKPMTLRKLYHTSPLGCVGIFLLGGVFSAQYGMSAVYAATVGLTLVQISAFVAAFYIGAVVFQFPLGWLSDRMDRRRLIMVVAGIGGLGALIGMFLGANYYLLLVAAFLIGGLSNPLYSLLIAYTNDYLDSSDMPAASGGLIFLNGLGAMSGPLITGWLMSEGVFGPSGFFLFTAFLLFALMGYAIWRATRRPAVPVSETGYMTQMTPGSTHVALELAQEVAIEADQDEEDPEGGDADPPQAA; from the coding sequence ATGTTTCAGGTTCTGTCGAATGCCTGGGCATTACTGCTGGGTGTCGGTTTCCTGATGGTCGGCAACGGGCTGCAGGGAACGCTGCTCGGCGTGCGCGGCGAGATCGAGGGGTTTTCCACCCTCGCCATGTCCTTTGTCATGTCGGCCTATTTCGTCGGCTTTCTGGGCGGGTCGCGCTTTGCGCCCGAGATGATCCGCCGCGTCGGTCACGTGCGGGTCTTTGCCGCGCTCGCCTCCTTCATCTCGGCGATCATGATCCTTTACCCGGTCATCAACCACCCGGTTGCCTGGATCATCGGTCGGCTGGGGATCGGGTTCTGCTTTTCCGGCGTCTACGTCACCGCCGAAAGCTGGCTCAACAAGGCGGCGGACAACACCAACCGGGGCAAGGCGCTGTCGCTTTACATGATGGTGCAGATGAGCGGCGTGATCTTCGCGCAGGCGCTGCTGCTGGTCGGTGATCCGGCCGGCTATGTGAGCTTTGTCATCGCCTCGGTGCTGATCTCGGTCTCGTTCGCGCCGATCCTGCTGACCGTCAGCCCCACGCCGGCCTTCACCACCACGAAGCCCATGACCCTGCGCAAGCTGTATCACACCTCGCCGCTCGGCTGCGTCGGCATCTTCCTGCTTGGCGGCGTCTTTTCGGCGCAATACGGGATGAGCGCGGTCTATGCGGCGACGGTAGGGCTGACGCTGGTCCAGATCTCGGCCTTTGTTGCCGCCTTCTATATCGGCGCGGTGGTGTTCCAGTTTCCTCTGGGCTGGCTTTCGGACCGCATGGACCGGCGCCGGCTCATCATGGTGGTGGCGGGGATCGGGGGCCTTGGGGCCCTGATCGGGATGTTCCTCGGCGCCAATTATTACCTGCTGCTGGTCGCGGCCTTCCTGATCGGTGGGCTGAGCAACCCGCTTTATTCCCTGCTGATCGCCTATACGAACGACTATCTGGACAGCAGCGACATGCCGGCGGCCTCGGGCGGGCTGATCTTCCTGAACGGGCTTGGCGCCATGAGCGGCCCGCTGATCACCGGCTGGCTGATGAGCGAGGGCGTGTTCGGCCCCTCCGGCTTCTTCCTTTTCACGGCCTTCCTGCTGTTCGCGCTCATGGGCTACGCGATCTGGCGCGCGACGCGGCGCCCGGCGGTGCCGGTGTCCGAGACCGGTTACATGACGCAGATGACGCCCGGTTCGACGCATGTCGCGCTCGAGCTTGCGCAGGAAGTCGCGATCGAGGCCGACCAGGACGAGGAGGATCCCGAGGGCGGCGATGCCGATCCGCCACAGGCCGCCTAG
- a CDS encoding YhdP family protein: MLVATVLASAVAAAGAVLIIGRTMHAPDWLRGRIEARIERDLGGLEVSFGDMSLVVNKGWRPRLHLSDVVLSAPDGQRIARLSDAEASLAMRPLLLGRVEPKAIRLSGLAATLRRDSEGGFSLLLDAENFPVRSAASLPQLLAYWSETFALPQFRALTSFDVEALTLRYEDARQGRGWTLDGGRILLRREGDELRTGAGFAVLSGGDYASTFDADYTMRIGSQAARFSLAVHDVQARDIAVQSVALGWLEVLRAPISGGLRGSVDEQGGLGPLEAVLEIGAGVLQPDEQTPPVAFSSARSEFTYLPDEQTLFFDRLSLASDWGSGELSGRAHLEGIADWRLDGLTGQFAFGELSLSPGHLYEQPVRLDGGSADFRLELHPFRITLGQMTVAEDTSRIHLSGRLATGDRGWRLALDAHADELSPARMIELWPAALAGKPRAWLAENLGAGTLRNIDLALRAVPGRKPDLYADFAFEDAVVQFMRTMPPLVGASGQGVLSDDRLAITADRGRVDAGEGREVDAAGTSFIIPDTTIRKEAPAEVRLNLAGSVPAMLSLLDRPPVRALRATDLPEDFAEGHAEIAAALHLPLKKGVQPEEVTFDLDGTIRDAESSRLVPDQRLAFPLLRVSGDQSAIAINGSGTINEVPIDVRWDQALGKAAAKGSRASGRVELSQRLLDSFAISLPRGFFSGRGSGEFTLDFARAEPPRLGLRSDLAGIRLALPQLGWTKPEATAGNLTLSARLGPEPRVDRLDLAAAGLTASGALVPAKEGGLERALFSALRIGEWLDVSAELTGNGPGKPMDARILGGTLDLRRAKLGSGGGASIGGGAAEASAGGGTLEATLDRVQVNDQIALTGLQGKFGLEGGLAGTFAARVNDGTGIAGRIVPRDGRSAVRLQSQDAGGVLRSAGLLTQGRGGVFDMTLLPAGEAGQFDGSLRISDISVTRAPALAALLGALSVVGLFDELSGRGIRFSEVEAEFRLTPALLTLYSASAVGPSLGLSMDGTYDLAARWFDMRGAVSPIYMLNQVGSFMTRKGEGVFGFNYALEGPSSAPRVRVNPLSVLMPGVLRDLIRPDPPVPD, encoded by the coding sequence ATGCTGGTCGCGACCGTTCTTGCCAGCGCCGTCGCCGCCGCGGGGGCGGTTCTGATCATCGGCCGCACCATGCACGCGCCGGACTGGCTGCGCGGGCGGATCGAGGCCCGTATCGAGCGCGATCTCGGCGGGCTGGAGGTCAGCTTCGGCGACATGTCCCTGGTCGTGAACAAGGGCTGGCGGCCGCGGCTGCATCTGAGCGACGTGGTCCTTTCGGCCCCGGACGGGCAGCGGATCGCGCGGCTTTCGGATGCCGAGGCGAGCCTTGCCATGCGGCCGCTGCTGCTCGGCCGGGTCGAGCCGAAGGCGATCCGGCTTTCGGGCCTTGCGGCGACCCTGCGCCGCGACAGCGAAGGGGGGTTTTCGCTTCTGCTCGACGCCGAGAATTTCCCCGTGCGCAGCGCCGCGAGCCTGCCGCAACTTCTGGCGTACTGGAGCGAGACCTTCGCCCTGCCGCAGTTCCGCGCGCTCACGTCCTTCGATGTCGAGGCCCTGACCCTGCGCTACGAGGACGCAAGGCAGGGGCGTGGCTGGACCCTCGACGGCGGCCGCATCCTGCTGCGGCGCGAGGGCGACGAATTGCGCACCGGCGCCGGTTTCGCGGTGCTGAGCGGGGGCGATTACGCCAGCACGTTCGATGCCGATTACACCATGCGGATCGGCAGCCAGGCGGCGCGGTTCTCGCTGGCGGTGCACGATGTGCAGGCGCGTGACATCGCCGTGCAGAGCGTCGCGCTCGGCTGGCTCGAAGTGCTGCGGGCGCCGATCTCGGGGGGCTTGCGCGGCTCGGTCGATGAACAGGGCGGGCTCGGGCCGCTCGAGGCGGTGCTCGAGATCGGCGCCGGCGTGCTGCAGCCCGACGAACAGACGCCGCCGGTGGCCTTTTCCAGCGCCCGCAGCGAATTCACCTATCTGCCCGACGAACAGACCCTGTTTTTCGACCGGCTTTCGCTGGCGAGCGACTGGGGCAGCGGCGAGCTCAGCGGGCGGGCGCATCTCGAGGGTATCGCCGACTGGCGCCTTGACGGGCTGACCGGGCAGTTCGCCTTCGGGGAGCTCAGCCTGAGCCCGGGTCATCTTTACGAACAGCCGGTGCGCCTTGACGGGGGGAGCGCCGATTTCCGCCTGGAATTGCACCCGTTCCGGATCACGCTCGGGCAGATGACCGTGGCCGAGGACACGAGCCGCATCCATCTGAGCGGCCGGCTGGCAACCGGCGACCGCGGCTGGCGGCTGGCGCTCGATGCCCATGCCGACGAACTGAGCCCCGCGCGCATGATCGAACTCTGGCCGGCGGCGCTGGCCGGAAAGCCGCGCGCCTGGCTGGCCGAGAACCTGGGCGCGGGAACGCTGCGCAACATTGACCTCGCGCTGCGGGCGGTGCCGGGCCGCAAGCCCGACCTTTATGCGGATTTCGCATTCGAGGACGCGGTGGTGCAGTTCATGCGCACCATGCCGCCGCTTGTCGGGGCTTCCGGGCAGGGGGTGCTTTCGGATGACCGTCTCGCGATCACCGCCGACCGGGGCCGCGTCGACGCGGGAGAGGGGCGCGAGGTGGATGCGGCCGGAACCTCGTTCATCATCCCCGACACGACGATCCGCAAGGAGGCCCCGGCCGAGGTGCGGCTGAACCTTGCAGGCAGCGTTCCGGCGATGCTGTCGCTGCTTGACCGCCCGCCGGTCAGGGCGCTGCGGGCCACCGACCTGCCCGAGGACTTCGCCGAGGGCCACGCCGAGATCGCCGCCGCGCTGCATCTGCCGCTGAAGAAGGGCGTTCAGCCGGAGGAAGTGACCTTCGACCTCGACGGGACGATCCGCGACGCGGAAAGCAGCCGGCTCGTGCCCGACCAGCGACTCGCCTTTCCGCTGCTGCGGGTGAGCGGCGATCAAAGCGCCATCGCCATCAATGGCAGCGGCACGATCAACGAGGTGCCGATTGATGTCCGCTGGGACCAGGCGCTCGGCAAGGCGGCAGCGAAGGGCAGCCGCGCAAGCGGCCGGGTCGAGCTTTCGCAGCGCCTGCTTGACAGTTTCGCGATTTCCCTGCCGCGCGGGTTCTTTTCCGGGCGCGGCTCGGGTGAATTCACGCTCGATTTCGCGCGCGCGGAGCCGCCCCGGCTCGGGCTCAGGTCCGATCTTGCCGGTATCCGCCTTGCGCTGCCGCAGCTTGGCTGGACAAAGCCCGAGGCGACCGCGGGGAACCTGACGCTTTCCGCCCGGCTCGGGCCCGAGCCCCGGGTGGACCGGCTCGACCTCGCGGCGGCGGGGCTCACGGCCAGCGGCGCTCTGGTCCCCGCGAAGGAGGGCGGGCTGGAGCGCGCCCTGTTCAGCGCGCTGCGCATCGGTGAGTGGCTCGATGTAAGCGCCGAACTGACCGGCAACGGCCCGGGCAAGCCGATGGATGCCCGCATCCTCGGCGGCACGCTCGACCTGCGCCGGGCAAAGCTCGGCTCCGGCGGGGGCGCCAGTATCGGCGGCGGGGCGGCGGAGGCATCTGCGGGCGGCGGCACGCTCGAGGCGACGCTCGACCGGGTGCAGGTGAACGACCAGATCGCGCTGACCGGCCTGCAGGGCAAATTCGGCCTCGAGGGCGGGCTTGCCGGCACCTTCGCCGCGCGGGTGAACGACGGCACCGGCATTGCCGGGCGCATCGTGCCCCGCGACGGGCGCAGCGCGGTGCGATTGCAGTCGCAGGACGCGGGCGGGGTGCTCCGCTCGGCCGGGCTGCTGACCCAGGGGCGCGGCGGAGTTTTCGACATGACCCTGCTGCCCGCGGGCGAGGCGGGGCAGTTCGACGGCAGCCTTCGGATCAGCGACATCAGCGTCACCCGTGCCCCGGCCCTCGCGGCGCTGCTCGGCGCGCTGAGCGTGGTCGGGCTGTTCGACGAACTGTCCGGCCGGGGCATCCGCTTCAGCGAGGTCGAGGCCGAGTTCCGCCTGACCCCGGCCCTCCTGACGCTGTATTCCGCAAGCGCGGTCGGCCCCTCGCTCGGCCTGTCGATGGACGGCACCTATGATCTTGCCGCCAGGTGGTTCGACATGCGCGGTGCGGTTTCGCCGATCTACATGCTGAACCAGGTCGGAAGCTTCATGACCCGCAAGGGCGAGGGCGTGTTCGGGTTCAACTATGCGCTCGAGGGGCCGTCCTCGGCGCCGCGGGTGCGGGTGAACCCCCTGTCCGTGCTGATGCCCGGAGTGCTGCGCGACCTGATCCGCCCGGATCCGCCGGTTCCCGACTGA
- a CDS encoding DUF924 family protein, which produces MVGPEDVLTFWLEEAGERRWYDQDPAFDQDIRDRFLPVWEQARAGGLKDWSVCPRSKLAYLILTDQFPRNMFRGSGDAFATDKFAHASAKLGIFRGWDLRIPEPARQFYYLPLMHSENLADQERCVRLVLMRMPETGAITLHHARAHRKVIRDFGRFPYRNAALGRRMARSEADYLGAGGYAHTLREMGVAA; this is translated from the coding sequence ATGGTTGGTCCCGAAGATGTCCTGACTTTCTGGCTGGAAGAGGCCGGAGAGCGCCGTTGGTATGACCAGGATCCGGCATTCGACCAGGACATCCGGGACCGCTTCCTTCCCGTCTGGGAGCAGGCCCGCGCGGGAGGGCTGAAGGACTGGAGCGTCTGCCCCCGCAGCAAGCTGGCCTATCTCATCCTCACCGACCAGTTTCCCCGCAACATGTTCCGCGGATCGGGCGACGCTTTTGCAACCGACAAGTTTGCCCATGCCTCGGCCAAGCTCGGCATTTTCCGGGGCTGGGATCTCCGCATCCCGGAGCCTGCGCGCCAGTTCTACTATCTGCCGCTGATGCATTCGGAAAACCTGGCCGATCAGGAACGGTGCGTGCGTCTCGTCCTGATGCGGATGCCGGAAACCGGCGCGATCACGCTGCATCACGCCCGCGCCCATCGCAAGGTGATCCGGGATTTCGGCCGCTTTCCCTATCGCAATGCCGCGCTCGGGCGGCGCATGGCGCGGAGCGAAGCCGATTATCTGGGTGCGGGCGGCTATGCCCATACGCTGCGGGAAATGGGCGTGGCGGCATGA
- the lpdA gene encoding dihydrolipoyl dehydrogenase, whose product MADKAFDVVVIGAGPGGYVAAIRAAQLGLGVAIVERENLGGICLNWGCIPTKALLRSAEVLHLMRRAGEFGLKAEGVGFDLPAVVKRSRKVAGQLTAGVKHLMKKNKITVFMGEAAIPARGRVTVTSDKGQEELSAKNIVLATGARARELPGLEADGKRVWSYRHALQPPHTPERLLVIGSGAIGIEFASFYNTLGAETTVVEVMERILPAEDAEISGFAKKQFVKQGMTIMEKATVKKLDRKAKGVTAHIESGGKTEAHEFDTVISAVGITGNVENLGLEALGVTVDRSHVVVDEYCRTGVEGLYAIGDVAGAPWLAHKASHEGVMVAELIAGGDPHPVRPESIAGCTYCQPQVASVGMTEAEAKDAGHDIKVGRFPFIGNGKAIALGEAEGLIKTVFDAGTGELLGAHMVGAEVTELIQGYVIGRTLETTEAELIQTVFPHPTLSEMMHEAVLDAYGRVIHM is encoded by the coding sequence ATGGCGGACAAGGCGTTTGATGTCGTCGTGATCGGAGCGGGGCCGGGGGGCTATGTCGCCGCGATCCGCGCGGCGCAGCTTGGCCTGGGCGTCGCCATCGTCGAGCGCGAGAACCTGGGCGGCATCTGCCTGAACTGGGGCTGCATCCCGACCAAGGCACTGTTGCGCAGCGCCGAGGTGCTGCACCTGATGCGGCGCGCGGGCGAATTCGGGCTCAAGGCGGAGGGGGTCGGCTTCGACCTGCCGGCGGTGGTGAAGCGGTCGCGCAAGGTGGCCGGCCAGTTGACCGCCGGGGTCAAGCACCTGATGAAAAAGAACAAGATCACCGTCTTTATGGGCGAGGCGGCGATCCCGGCACGCGGGCGCGTCACGGTCACGAGCGACAAGGGTCAGGAAGAACTGAGCGCGAAGAACATCGTCCTCGCCACCGGAGCGCGCGCGCGCGAACTGCCGGGGCTGGAGGCCGATGGCAAGCGGGTCTGGTCCTATCGCCATGCGCTGCAGCCTCCGCATACGCCGGAACGGCTGCTGGTCATTGGCTCGGGCGCGATCGGCATCGAATTCGCAAGCTTCTACAACACTCTTGGCGCTGAAACCACGGTGGTCGAGGTGATGGAGCGGATCCTTCCCGCCGAGGATGCCGAAATCAGCGGTTTCGCGAAAAAGCAGTTCGTGAAGCAGGGCATGACCATCATGGAAAAGGCGACGGTGAAAAAGCTCGACCGCAAGGCGAAGGGCGTCACCGCGCATATCGAGTCGGGCGGCAAGACCGAGGCGCATGAATTCGACACGGTGATTTCGGCGGTCGGCATCACCGGCAATGTCGAGAACCTGGGGCTCGAGGCGCTGGGCGTGACGGTCGACCGCAGCCATGTGGTGGTGGACGAATACTGCCGCACCGGGGTCGAGGGGCTTTATGCCATCGGTGATGTCGCGGGCGCGCCCTGGCTGGCGCACAAGGCCAGCCACGAGGGCGTCATGGTGGCGGAACTGATCGCCGGCGGCGACCCCCATCCGGTGCGCCCCGAAAGCATTGCCGGCTGCACCTATTGCCAGCCGCAGGTGGCATCGGTCGGCATGACCGAGGCCGAGGCGAAGGATGCCGGCCATGATATCAAGGTCGGGCGCTTTCCCTTCATCGGCAACGGCAAGGCGATTGCGCTCGGCGAGGCCGAGGGGCTGATAAAGACCGTGTTCGATGCCGGGACGGGCGAACTGCTTGGCGCGCATATGGTCGGCGCCGAGGTGACCGAACTCATTCAGGGCTATGTCATCGGCCGCACGCTCGAAACCACCGAGGCGGAACTGATCCAGACCGTGTTCCCGCATCCCACCCTGTCTGAAATGATGCACGAAGCGGTGCTCGATGCCTATGGGCGCGTGATCCACATGTGA
- the uvrA gene encoding excinuclease ABC subunit UvrA codes for MSELKNIEVRGAREHNLKDIDVDIPRNRLVVITGLSGSGKSSLAFDTIYAEGQRRYVESLSAYARQFLDMMEKPDVDHISGLSPAISIEQKTTSKNPRSTVGTVTEIYDYLRLLFARAGTPYSPATGLPIEAQQVQDMVDRVVALPEGTRAYLLAPIVRDRKGEYRKEMLELRKQGFQRVKVDGEFHELDEPPALDKKYRHDIDVVVDRIVVREGMETRLADSFRTALDLAGGIAVLETAPREDEDEGEAERITFSENFACPVSGFTIPEIEPRLFSFNAPLGACPDCDGLGVERFFDERLIVPDSALRLLDGAIAPWRKGKSPYFRQTIESIARHYEFDPRTPWKDLPAHVQQVFLHGSGDEEILFRFDEGGRVYQISRSFEGVIPNMERRWRETDSAWVREEFEQFQNSRPCGTCDGYRLRPEALAVRIGGLHVGQVVEMSIQDAFDWCDGVPGQLGAQKNEIARPILKEIRERLGFLNNVGLDYLTLSRSSGTLSGGESQRIRLASQIGSGLTGVLYVLDEPSIGLHQRDNDRLLTTLMNLRDQGNTVIVVEHDEEAIRSADYVFDIGPGAGVHGGHVVAHGTPAEIAANPDSITGQYLAGTREIPVPTVRRKGKGKGKAVTVVGASGNNLRTVTAEFPLGQFICVTGVSGGGKSTLVIETLFKTASQRLNDARQTPAPCETIRGLEHLDKVIDIDQRPIGRTPRSNPATYTGAFTPIREWFAGLPEAQARGYKPGRFSFNVKGGRCEACQGDGVIKIEMHFLPDVYVTCETCKGARYNRETLEIRFKGKNIADVLDMTVEEAQEFFKAVPVIRDRMDALAHVGLGYIKVGQQATTLSGGEAQRVKLAKELSRRATGRTLYILDEPTTGLHFEDVKKLLEVLHELVEQGNTVVVIEHNLDVIKTADWIIDIGPEGGAGGGEIIAVGTPERIAAEPRSHTGHYLKPMLEAARVAAE; via the coding sequence ATGTCCGAGTTGAAGAACATCGAGGTGCGCGGCGCGCGCGAACACAACCTCAAGGACATCGACGTCGATATTCCGCGCAACCGGCTGGTGGTGATCACCGGCCTGTCGGGATCGGGGAAGTCGAGCCTTGCCTTCGACACCATCTATGCCGAAGGGCAGCGGCGCTATGTCGAAAGCCTTTCGGCCTATGCGCGGCAATTCCTCGACATGATGGAAAAGCCGGATGTGGATCACATCAGCGGGCTGTCACCGGCGATTTCGATCGAGCAGAAGACGACCAGCAAGAACCCGCGCTCGACCGTCGGCACGGTGACCGAGATCTACGATTATCTGCGGCTGCTGTTCGCCCGCGCCGGCACGCCCTATTCGCCGGCGACCGGGCTGCCGATCGAGGCGCAGCAGGTGCAGGACATGGTGGACCGGGTGGTCGCGCTGCCCGAGGGCACCCGCGCCTATCTGCTCGCGCCGATCGTGCGCGACCGCAAGGGCGAATACCGCAAGGAGATGCTGGAACTGCGCAAGCAGGGGTTCCAGCGCGTCAAGGTGGACGGAGAGTTCCACGAACTGGACGAGCCGCCCGCGCTCGACAAGAAATACCGCCATGACATCGACGTGGTGGTGGACCGCATCGTCGTGCGCGAGGGGATGGAGACACGCCTTGCCGACAGTTTCCGCACCGCGCTCGACCTTGCGGGCGGGATCGCGGTGCTGGAGACCGCCCCGCGCGAGGACGAGGACGAGGGCGAAGCCGAGCGCATCACGTTCTCGGAAAACTTCGCCTGCCCCGTGAGCGGGTTCACCATCCCCGAGATCGAGCCGCGGCTGTTTTCCTTCAACGCGCCGCTCGGGGCCTGCCCTGATTGCGACGGGCTCGGGGTCGAGCGGTTCTTCGACGAACGCCTGATCGTGCCCGACAGCGCCCTGCGCCTGCTGGACGGGGCCATCGCGCCATGGCGCAAGGGCAAGTCGCCCTATTTCCGCCAGACCATCGAATCCATCGCCCGTCATTACGAATTCGACCCGCGCACGCCGTGGAAGGATCTTCCCGCCCATGTGCAGCAGGTGTTCCTGCATGGTTCGGGCGACGAGGAAATCCTGTTCCGCTTCGACGAGGGCGGGCGCGTCTATCAGATCTCGCGCAGCTTCGAGGGGGTGATCCCCAACATGGAGCGGCGCTGGCGCGAGACCGACAGCGCCTGGGTGCGCGAGGAGTTCGAGCAGTTCCAGAACAGCCGCCCCTGCGGCACCTGCGACGGATACCGCCTGCGCCCCGAGGCGCTCGCGGTCAGGATCGGCGGGCTGCATGTCGGGCAGGTGGTCGAGATGTCGATCCAGGACGCCTTCGACTGGTGCGACGGTGTGCCCGGACAGCTCGGCGCCCAGAAGAACGAGATCGCCCGCCCGATCCTCAAGGAAATCCGCGAGCGTCTTGGGTTTCTCAACAATGTCGGGCTGGATTATCTGACCCTCTCGCGGTCGAGCGGCACGCTCTCGGGCGGTGAAAGCCAGCGGATCCGCCTGGCCAGCCAGATCGGATCGGGGCTGACCGGGGTGCTTTACGTGCTCGACGAGCCGAGCATCGGGCTGCACCAGCGCGACAACGACCGGCTGCTGACCACGCTCATGAACCTGCGCGACCAGGGCAATACGGTGATCGTGGTCGAACATGACGAAGAAGCGATCCGCTCGGCCGATTACGTCTTTGACATCGGACCCGGCGCGGGGGTGCATGGCGGCCATGTGGTGGCCCACGGCACCCCGGCGGAGATCGCCGCGAACCCGGACAGCATCACCGGCCAGTATCTGGCCGGCACGCGGGAAATCCCCGTGCCCACGGTGCGCCGCAAGGGCAAGGGGAAGGGCAAGGCGGTCACCGTGGTGGGCGCAAGCGGCAACAACCTCAGGACCGTCACGGCCGAGTTTCCGCTCGGGCAGTTCATCTGCGTGACCGGCGTTTCGGGCGGGGGGAAATCGACGCTGGTGATCGAGACCCTGTTCAAGACCGCGAGCCAGCGCCTGAACGACGCGCGCCAGACCCCGGCCCCCTGCGAGACGATCCGGGGGCTCGAACATCTCGACAAGGTGATCGACATCGACCAGCGCCCGATCGGACGCACGCCGCGTTCGAACCCCGCGACCTATACCGGGGCCTTCACCCCGATCCGCGAATGGTTCGCCGGCCTCCCCGAGGCGCAGGCGCGCGGCTACAAGCCGGGCCGGTTCAGCTTCAACGTCAAGGGCGGGCGCTGCGAGGCCTGTCAGGGCGACGGAGTGATCAAGATCGAGATGCACTTCCTGCCCGATGTCTATGTCACCTGCGAGACCTGCAAGGGCGCGCGTTACAACCGCGAGACGCTGGAAATCCGCTTCAAGGGCAAGAACATCGCCGATGTTCTCGACATGACGGTGGAAGAGGCGCAGGAGTTCTTCAAGGCGGTGCCGGTGATCCGCGACCGGATGGATGCGCTGGCCCATGTCGGGCTTGGCTATATCAAGGTCGGGCAGCAGGCGACCACATTGTCGGGCGGCGAGGCGCAGCGGGTCAAGTTGGCGAAGGAACTGTCGCGCCGGGCCACGGGGCGCACGCTTTATATCCTGGACGAGCCGACCACGGGGCTGCATTTCGAGGACGTGAAGAAGCTGCTCGAGGTGCTGCATGAACTGGTCGAACAGGGCAACACCGTGGTGGTGATCGAACACAATCTCGACGTGATCAAGACCGCCGACTGGATCATCGACATCGGCCCCGAAGGCGGCGCCGGCGGGGGCGAGATCATCGCCGTGGGTACGCCCGAACGGATCGCCGCCGAACCCCGCAGCCACACCGGGCATTACCTGAAACCGATGCTCGAGGCCGCGCGCGTCGCCGCGGAGTAG
- the queA gene encoding tRNA preQ1(34) S-adenosylmethionine ribosyltransferase-isomerase QueA, with the protein MKLSDFDFDLPEELIATRPVTPRPSARLLVAADDAIRDAHVRDLPDWLRPGDRLVLNDTRVIPARLAGRRWRDGEAGRVAAQIAVTLLEPRPGGLWAALVKPLRRLRTGETIEFPGGLSARLEGVGEGQALLAFNLAGDAFDAALAEVGAMPLPPYIAARRAPDARDREDYQSVFARHRGAVAAPTASLHFDDDLLAQIRALGVDFTHVTLHVGAGTFLPVKSDDIEDHQMHAEWGRVSEAAAGEIAATRAAGGRVIPVGTTALRLIETAAQGGEIAPFEGRTDIFIYPGFRFRASDALMTNFHLPRSTLMMLVSALMGRGRIRAIYAHAIAQRYRFFSYGDASLLIPPEDRGG; encoded by the coding sequence ATGAAACTCAGCGACTTCGACTTCGACCTGCCCGAGGAACTGATCGCCACGCGCCCGGTCACGCCCCGCCCGAGCGCGCGGCTTCTGGTGGCCGCGGACGATGCGATCCGGGATGCGCATGTGCGCGACCTGCCGGACTGGCTGCGCCCGGGGGACCGGCTGGTGCTGAACGACACACGGGTCATTCCGGCGCGGCTTGCCGGGCGACGCTGGCGCGACGGAGAGGCGGGGCGGGTGGCCGCGCAGATCGCGGTGACGCTGCTCGAGCCGCGCCCCGGCGGGTTGTGGGCCGCGCTGGTCAAGCCGCTGCGCCGGCTGCGGACGGGCGAGACGATCGAGTTTCCGGGCGGGCTTTCCGCCCGGCTCGAAGGGGTGGGCGAGGGGCAGGCGCTGCTGGCCTTCAACCTTGCGGGCGATGCTTTTGATGCCGCGCTGGCCGAGGTCGGCGCCATGCCGCTGCCGCCCTATATCGCGGCCCGGCGTGCCCCCGATGCGCGCGACCGCGAGGATTACCAGAGCGTCTTTGCCCGCCACCGGGGTGCGGTTGCGGCGCCGACGGCCTCGCTCCATTTCGATGATGACCTTCTGGCGCAGATCCGCGCGCTCGGGGTCGATTTCACCCATGTCACGCTGCATGTGGGGGCGGGCACCTTCCTGCCGGTCAAGAGCGACGACATCGAGGACCATCAAATGCACGCCGAATGGGGCCGCGTCAGCGAGGCGGCGGCGGGCGAGATCGCCGCGACCCGCGCGGCGGGCGGCCGGGTGATCCCGGTCGGCACCACGGCGCTGCGCCTGATCGAAACCGCGGCGCAGGGCGGAGAAATTGCCCCTTTCGAGGGCAGGACCGACATTTTCATCTACCCGGGTTTCCGATTCCGGGCGAGCGATGCGCTCATGACCAATTTCCACCTGCCGCGCTCGACCCTGATGATGCTGGTCTCGGCCCTGATGGGGCGCGGGCGGATCCGCGCGATCTATGCCCATGCCATCGCGCAACGCTACCGGTTCTTTTCCTATGGCGATGCCTCGCTGCTGATCCCGCCGGAGGATCGCGGCGGCTGA